A region of the Dehalococcoidia bacterium genome:
GCTGCATCGCGCCCTGCACCGCCTACTGCACCAAAGAGGAGTACGACGAGGTCATCCGCCAGACCATCCTCTTCCTCGAGGGCAAGACCTCCGAGGTGGTGAAGTCGCTCAAGCGCCAGATGCTGGAGGCCTCCGAGAAACTCGAATACGAGCGCGCCGCCCTGATCCGGGATCAGCTGCAGGCCGTCGAGCGCGTAGCCGAGCGCCAGTTCGTGGAGCGCATCCGGCCGACCGATGAGGACGTCTTCGGCATGGCGCGGGACCCCGGCCAGGCCTGCGTCCAGGTCTTCTTCATCCGCGGCACCCAGATGGTGGGCCGCGACTTCTTCACGCTCGACGGCGTTGTCGACGAACAGGACGCAGACGTGCTGGGGGCCTTCCTCAAGCAGTTCTACGAGTCGGCGGTCTACGTCCCGCGGTTCGTGGTCGTGCCCACGCAGGTGCCGGAAGCGTCCCTGATCGAGGAGTGGCTCAGCGAGCGCAGGGGCGCGAAGGTGACCCTCGTCGTCGCCCGGAAGGGTACCCGGCGTCGCATGACGGAGTTGGCAGCCGAAAACGCGCGCGAGTCGCTGGACATGCTGCGCGTGCGCTGGCTTGCCGACACGGACAAGACTCAGACCGCGCTCGTCGAGCTTGCCGATGAGCTCGACCTCCCGTCCCTGCCGCGGCGCATCGAGTGCTACGACATCTCCAACATCCAGGGCACCAGTTCGGTCGCGAGCATGGTGGTCTTCATCGACGGCAAGCCGAGGCCGCAGGAGTACCGGCGGTTCCGCATCAAGTCGGTCGCCGGCGCCAACGACTTCGCCTCGATGGCGGAGGTGCTCCGGCGCCGCTTCGCGCGCTTCAGGCGCTCGACGGCCCAGGCAGATGGGCGCGAGGTGGCATCGCTGGAGGAGATCGTCCCTCACGGCGCCACGGAGGAGGAATACACGCTGGAGGGGTGGAGTGCCCTACCAGACCTCCTCATCGTCGATGGCGGCAAGGGCCAGCTCTCGGCCGCGCTCGACGTCATGCGTGACATGGGCCTGAAGCACGTGCCCGTCGCCGGCCTCGCCAAACAGAACGAGGAGCTATTCGTCCAGGACCACTCGGAGCCAATCGTTCTGCCTCGCACCAGCCAGGGCCTCTACCTGGTGCAGCGCATCCGCGATGAAGCGCACCGTTTCGCCGTGACCTACCACCGCCAGGTGCGGACGAAGTCCGGCATGCAGAGCGCGTTGGACTCGGTGCCCGGCATTGGGCCCAAGCGCAAGCGGGCGCTTCTGCGGAAGTTCGGCTCCCTCAAGAACATCCGCGAGGCCCCCGTGGAGGAGATCGCAAGCACGGTGGGGTTCACGGCCGCTCTGGCGGAGAAGGTCAAACAGTATCTGTAGCTGGAAGGTGGACGTATCCGTGTCCTGCCACTCATTAGCGGTCCATACTTCCCGGCGCCAGATTAGAGCGAGGGATGTCCGAGCAGGCGAGTCCTGCAGGCCCACCGGGCGCCCGGTGTCTGGCCCGACGCCGTGACCTGGGACGAAGTCGTCGAGCTGGCCTGCCGGCTCCCGGGTGTCGAAGTCTCGACCTCTTACGGGACGCCCGCGCTGAAGGTGCGCAGGAAGTTCATGGCCCGGCTGCGCCAGGAAGACCCCGAACCCGATGTCATGGTCTTGGGCGCAGTCGACGACATCGAGCAGCGGATGCTCATGGACACGCGGCCGTCGGTGTACTTCAAGAGGCCGCACTACAAAGGCCATCCGAGCATCCTCATCCGGCTGCCGAATGCCGAGCCCGGCGAAGTCGGCGCGCTTCTGGAGCAGTCGTGGCGCCGCCTGGCGCCGCCGCGCCTCCTGGCGCTCCTGGGCGGCGGCGCGTGACCGGGTTGATGGCCCCTGGCATGGGCGCCTGTTAACATAGCGTCGGCCTGCTACGGCATGCCCCGCCTTGCCTATGCCGCCCGACTCTGACACTACGCCGCCGCCAGACCCGCCTCGTCGCGACATGCCCCGGCCGCCGGTCCCGCCTGGCCGCCGCGTAGCCGAGTTCGGCCGTCCTTCCGCAAGGCCGCCGCAGCAGCCTGACCAGCGCCTCGTCCCCGCAATCGCCGAGCCCTCCGACCAGGCGTTCATGCGCAACCCCTACGTCCTCGCTGGCCTCGCCGTCGGCGGCGCCATCGTCCTCGCGGTCCTCGTGGTCTTTCTCTTCGGCAGCAGTTCTGGCTCCGCCGGCGACGACGACGGCGGGCTGATCATCGACCCGCTGACCCCGGGGCCCTCGCGCGGCGTCGGCGCCCGCACGCTCGCTGCTTCCACCGTCCGCGAGGGGCCCGGGCTGGACTACCTCGCCGTCGGCGAACTCAACCGCAACCAGGACGTCGAGGTCGTGGGCCGGAATGAGGAGGGCACCTGGTACAACATCTACTTCCCGCCGGGTTCGTCCCTGCGTGGCTGGGTCCCTGCTTCCGCCCTGCGTTTACCGTCGAATACCGCCGCCATACCCGTGGTCTCGGTAACGCCAATCCCAAGGCCAACGGTGATTATCCCGACAGCCACGCCCGAACCCACCGAGGTCACCACGGCAACGCCCACGCCAACCGGCACGCCGGCCGGCGGCGCCGACCTGGAGGCCCGCATCGTGCCCGGCACCTGCGCACCCGGCGTGCAGCTCATCATCAACGTCATGAACCGGGGGCCGGCTGGCATCACCAGCCGCGCCATCCAGGTTTTGGTCCAGAACACCAGCGGCGCCACCCTGGCCACCGCCGCTCAGCTCGCCACCATCCCTGCCGGCGGCCAGATCGACATCGCCACCAACTACGTCGTGCGCGAGCGCGTCATAGCGACGATCGACCCGCTTCAGACCCTCGGCGACCCCAATCCGGCCAACAACCGGGTAGACTGCGTCGTGTCCGGTGTCCCGACGCAACCATCCGGGGCAACCCCGACGCCTTCGTCGGCGGTGCCGCCGCCGATAGCCACGGCCACCCGCACACCGACGCCCTGAGGGCGAGGAGCGCCATGGAGAGCGCTGACGAGATCCGAAGACGGCTGCAGGATGGCCAGTCGCGCCTTTTCGCGCTTCTTTCCGGGGTTACCGAGGAGCAGTTCAAGCGCAGGCCCCCGGCCACGGCGGATGACCCGCAGCCCTGGTGCATTGCTGAAGTGCTGGCGCATCTCCTGAGCCACGAGCGCCTCTGGGCAGAGAGGATCAGGCTCGCCCTGCAGAGCGATGGCGCCAGGATCGACCCTTCGCCGCCGGAAGCTCACGAGGAGAATGCGCGCGCGGGCAGGCACGCCGCGGTGCCGCAGCTGATCCACGGCCTCCTCGGCGTGCGGCGGGAGGTCCAGAAGCTCCTGGACACTTCCACCGGTCCCCGCGGACGCATGCTGCCGAACACCCTCTGGCACTCCCGGCTCCAGCAGCGCCTGGACCTGGCCTGGATGTTCGACAAGGTCGCGGGGCACCATGAGGAGCACATCGCCCAGATAGCCGCCCTGCGAGAGGCTGTCGGCGCGCGGCCGCTGGTGGAGGACCCGAGATGAGCGTCGTCGACGAGGTCAAAGCGCGTCTCGACATCGTTGACGTCATCGGCTCATACGTGCAGCTGCGGAAAGCCGGGAGGCTCTACAAGGCGAACTGCCCCTTCCACTCAGAGAAGACGCCTTCGTTCACCGTGAGCCCGGATCGCCAGACCTGGCACTGCTTCGGCGCCTGCAGCACCGGCGGCGACATCTTCACCTTCGTCCAGCGCAAGGAGAACACCGACTTCAACGGCGCCCTTCGCATCCTCGCCAGCCGCGCCGGCGTCGAGCTCCAGCGGGAAAGCCCCAGGCGGGACGAGCTCCAGCCCCTCTATGACGCCAACGAAGCGGCGGCCATCTTCTATCACTCATACCTCCTCGGCGGCGCGGGCGGCGCGCTCGCCTATGCCGAAGCCCGGGGTATCGACCGTCAGGCGATGTCGGACTTCCAGATCGGCGCCAGCCCGCCGGCATGGGAGGCGCTCCGTGACCACCTGCTCAAGAAGGGGTTCACTGATGCGACGCTCCTCCAGGCCGGCCTGCTGGTCCAGAACGAGAGGGGCAGCATCTACGACCGCTTCCGCGGCCGCCTCATGTTCCCCATCCGCGACGAGCGGGGCCGCGTCGCCGGCTTCGGTGGCCGGGTGCTTCCGGGAGCCAGCGGAGAAAGCGCCGTGCAGGGCCAGGAAGGCGCGAAGTACATCAATACGCCTCAGACGCCGATTTTCGATAAAGGAGGCATTCTCTACGGGCTCGACCGGGCGCGGGCGGCGGTCCGGACGACGGGTACGGCGGTGATCGTGGAAGGTTACATGGACGTGGTCGCAGCGCACCAGTTCGGTCACCGCAACGTCGTCGCCTCGATGGGCACGGCCCTCACGGAGCGCCAGGTGGCCGCAGTCGAGCGCCTGAAGCCCCAGCGCGCCGTCTTTGCCATGGACGCCGACGCCGCCGGGAACGCGGCGGCCCTGCGCGATGTCCAGGTCGCCGTCGCCGTTGGCGCGCGCCGGCCCGTGCCGGTCGCGACGCCGCGCGGCATCGGGGCGGCGCCCAACCTCGAGGTCGAGTGGCGTGTAGCCGCCTTGCCCGCGGGCGTCGACCCGGACGACCTCATACGCCGCGACCCCGCGCAGTGGCAGGCGTTGGTCG
Encoded here:
- the dnaG gene encoding DNA primase, which encodes MSVVDEVKARLDIVDVIGSYVQLRKAGRLYKANCPFHSEKTPSFTVSPDRQTWHCFGACSTGGDIFTFVQRKENTDFNGALRILASRAGVELQRESPRRDELQPLYDANEAAAIFYHSYLLGGAGGALAYAEARGIDRQAMSDFQIGASPPAWEALRDHLLKKGFTDATLLQAGLLVQNERGSIYDRFRGRLMFPIRDERGRVAGFGGRVLPGASGESAVQGQEGAKYINTPQTPIFDKGGILYGLDRARAAVRTTGTAVIVEGYMDVVAAHQFGHRNVVASMGTALTERQVAAVERLKPQRAVFAMDADAAGNAAALRDVQVAVAVGARRPVPVATPRGIGAAPNLEVEWRVAALPAGVDPDDLIRRDPAQWQALVDGSRPIVDHLIDVVRGALDLTNPRDRATLVAEVLPAVGEVADPVVRASYLQRLAMLAKVPEAVLQSQLRRAPRAPRPRSQQEAGGPQDTPSPSPRVTRAPREEFALALLRRHPHLAEIGREYSDEVFTLAENRELFRRYLRGEEATEEEIWLWEAQKRIDSTLVHVTELEAVKAAFSDCLARLEQARMKAVKEAGALAIAEGEASLSSGPSRRGPGQVAAIAKARWEAGPNSEAPEDGQDEASPEGLASQLLQDMEAGLRFHQRLIDSSRGNQGDRPTG
- the uvrC gene encoding excinuclease ABC subunit UvrC; this encodes MPPTRSDTTKRARFAERLKALPGKPGVYIMRNGRGDVIYVGKAANIRNRVRNYFGAPHSLEPKTRSLVEQVEDFEYIVTSNAAEALHLEATLVKRHQPFFNVRLKDDKHYPYLRIDVQNEWPRVEIARRVQNDGARYFGPYASASSVRTTLSIVKKLFPWRSCTKTITGTDPRPCLDYFIHRCIAPCTAYCTKEEYDEVIRQTILFLEGKTSEVVKSLKRQMLEASEKLEYERAALIRDQLQAVERVAERQFVERIRPTDEDVFGMARDPGQACVQVFFIRGTQMVGRDFFTLDGVVDEQDADVLGAFLKQFYESAVYVPRFVVVPTQVPEASLIEEWLSERRGAKVTLVVARKGTRRRMTELAAENARESLDMLRVRWLADTDKTQTALVELADELDLPSLPRRIECYDISNIQGTSSVASMVVFIDGKPRPQEYRRFRIKSVAGANDFASMAEVLRRRFARFRRSTAQADGREVASLEEIVPHGATEEEYTLEGWSALPDLLIVDGGKGQLSAALDVMRDMGLKHVPVAGLAKQNEELFVQDHSEPIVLPRTSQGLYLVQRIRDEAHRFAVTYHRQVRTKSGMQSALDSVPGIGPKRKRALLRKFGSLKNIREAPVEEIASTVGFTAALAEKVKQYL
- a CDS encoding SH3 domain-containing protein, with the protein product MPPDSDTTPPPDPPRRDMPRPPVPPGRRVAEFGRPSARPPQQPDQRLVPAIAEPSDQAFMRNPYVLAGLAVGGAIVLAVLVVFLFGSSSGSAGDDDGGLIIDPLTPGPSRGVGARTLAASTVREGPGLDYLAVGELNRNQDVEVVGRNEEGTWYNIYFPPGSSLRGWVPASALRLPSNTAAIPVVSVTPIPRPTVIIPTATPEPTEVTTATPTPTGTPAGGADLEARIVPGTCAPGVQLIINVMNRGPAGITSRAIQVLVQNTSGATLATAAQLATIPAGGQIDIATNYVVRERVIATIDPLQTLGDPNPANNRVDCVVSGVPTQPSGATPTPSSAVPPPIATATRTPTP
- a CDS encoding DinB family protein yields the protein MESADEIRRRLQDGQSRLFALLSGVTEEQFKRRPPATADDPQPWCIAEVLAHLLSHERLWAERIRLALQSDGARIDPSPPEAHEENARAGRHAAVPQLIHGLLGVRREVQKLLDTSTGPRGRMLPNTLWHSRLQQRLDLAWMFDKVAGHHEEHIAQIAALREAVGARPLVEDPR
- a CDS encoding MmcQ/YjbR family DNA-binding protein — its product is MTWDEVVELACRLPGVEVSTSYGTPALKVRRKFMARLRQEDPEPDVMVLGAVDDIEQRMLMDTRPSVYFKRPHYKGHPSILIRLPNAEPGEVGALLEQSWRRLAPPRLLALLGGGA